A single region of the Elizabethkingia sp. JS20170427COW genome encodes:
- a CDS encoding DUF2116 family Zn-ribbon domain-containing protein, with protein sequence MKTCLECGEVIKGRSDKKFCSDACRNAFNNKQNKDFNNLMRNINHQLRKNYRILSGLNSSGKTTVPRSTLHHHGFDFNYLTQLMVYKNGSEYRFIYDQGYKILEDDRVLLVKKED encoded by the coding sequence ATGAAAACTTGCTTAGAATGTGGCGAAGTTATTAAAGGAAGATCAGATAAAAAATTTTGCTCCGATGCTTGTCGTAACGCGTTTAATAACAAGCAAAATAAAGATTTTAATAACTTGATGAGAAATATTAATCATCAACTCCGAAAAAATTATCGAATCCTTTCTGGGCTAAATTCTTCAGGAAAGACCACTGTCCCTAGATCTACTCTACATCATCATGGTTTTGATTTTAATTATCTCACCCAGCTGATGGTATATAAAAACGGAAGCGAATACCGATTTATTTATGACCAGGGATATAAAATCTTAGAAGATGATAGAGTCCTTTTGGTTAAGAAAGAAGATTAA
- a CDS encoding single-stranded DNA-binding protein: MSLRNRVSLIGYTGKEVEIVNFENGGIKASVSLATNDHYTNAKGEKVEETQWHNLVAYGKTAEIMQKYLSKGREIAVEGKLTYRSYEDKEGVKRNITEIRVEELLLLGNK, translated from the coding sequence ATGTCACTAAGAAACAGAGTCAGCCTAATTGGCTACACAGGAAAAGAAGTAGAGATTGTTAATTTCGAAAACGGAGGAATAAAAGCCAGCGTAAGCTTGGCAACCAATGATCATTATACCAATGCAAAAGGGGAGAAGGTAGAGGAGACTCAATGGCACAACTTGGTAGCCTATGGGAAAACTGCCGAAATTATGCAAAAATACCTTTCCAAAGGTAGGGAAATTGCTGTTGAAGGAAAGCTCACCTATAGAAGTTATGAAGATAAAGAAGGAGTAAAGCGTAATATCACCGAAATACGGGTAGAAGAGCTACTTTTACTAGGGAATAAATAA
- the gcvP gene encoding aminomethyl-transferring glycine dehydrogenase — MNTQQFVNRHISVNEQDKNAMLKKIGVESLRDLITQTIPSQILLDKELNISPALSEYEMLSHSKDLASQNAKFDSYIGFGYHDTILPPAIQRNIFENPGWYTAYTPYQAEIAQGRLEALLNYQTVMAELTGLPLSNASLLDESTAAAEAMHMFFANRTKEQKKSGANKFFVSDLVLPQTISVISTKAEGLGIEIVVGDHETFQADETFYGALLQYPGKDGSIIDYSEVIAAYKAVNLQVAVACDPLALVKLKSPAEMGADCALGTSQRFGVPMGYGGPHAAFFTCKETYKRDIPGRIIGRSQDMYGRPALRMALQTREQHIKREKATSNICTAQVLLAVMAGMYAVYHGPKGLEFIADQVHYKANAVKAALAKLGYQIADQAIFDTVKFALAEEEKAQLKTQLEAEGINLNYFTEGWVSIALNETSIPAKVQKLVDALAKFKNVESFALEINEEVSIPSELLRKNEILTDEIFNSYHTETELMRYIKKLERKDLSLTHSMISLGSCTMKLNAAAEMLPLSWGEWNGIHPFVPKNQVTGYQTLISALEKDLAEITGFAATSLQPNSGAQGEYSGLMVIREYHKSRGEAHRNVVVIPQSAHGTNPASAAMAGMKVLVVKNLENGELDFEDLKAKVEQHKDNLSCIMITYPSTYGLFDDNIKEITELIHANGGQVYMDGANMNAQVGFTSPGNIGADVCHLNLHKTFAIPHGGGGPGVGPICVAAHLAQFLPTNANVETGGENAIKGISAAPYGSSLILNISYAYIKMLGANGLKKATAHAIMNANYLKDVLKEHYPILYSNKNGRVGHECIVDFRQYKSLGIEVADIAKRLMDYGFHAPTVSFPVAGTLMIEPTESESKAEIDRFAEALISIKAEIDEIANGEADAENNVLKNAPHTLEVVLADAWDKPYSREKAAYPLNWVRDNKFFATVSRIDEAYGDRNLICTCAPIEAYM, encoded by the coding sequence ATGAATACACAGCAGTTTGTTAATCGCCACATTAGCGTAAATGAACAGGACAAAAATGCAATGTTAAAGAAGATTGGTGTGGAGAGTTTAAGAGACTTAATTACTCAAACCATTCCTTCTCAAATCCTATTAGACAAGGAGCTTAATATTTCACCTGCTTTGTCAGAGTACGAAATGCTTTCTCACTCTAAAGATTTAGCAAGTCAGAATGCAAAATTCGATAGCTACATAGGTTTTGGATACCACGATACTATTTTACCTCCTGCAATCCAAAGAAATATCTTTGAAAATCCAGGTTGGTACACAGCTTACACTCCTTATCAAGCAGAGATTGCCCAAGGACGTTTGGAAGCTTTACTTAACTACCAAACCGTAATGGCTGAATTAACAGGTTTACCTCTTTCTAATGCTTCATTATTAGATGAGAGTACCGCTGCTGCTGAAGCAATGCACATGTTTTTTGCAAATAGAACTAAAGAACAAAAAAAATCAGGTGCTAATAAATTCTTTGTTTCAGATCTTGTATTACCTCAAACAATATCAGTAATATCTACAAAAGCTGAAGGTTTAGGAATTGAAATCGTAGTAGGAGATCATGAAACCTTCCAAGCTGATGAAACTTTCTACGGAGCTTTATTACAATATCCAGGGAAAGATGGTAGCATCATCGATTACAGCGAAGTAATTGCAGCTTATAAAGCTGTAAATTTACAAGTTGCTGTAGCTTGTGACCCTCTAGCTTTAGTGAAATTGAAATCTCCAGCTGAAATGGGTGCAGACTGTGCTTTAGGTACATCTCAACGTTTTGGTGTTCCTATGGGATATGGTGGTCCTCACGCTGCTTTCTTTACTTGCAAAGAAACTTATAAAAGAGATATCCCAGGAAGAATTATTGGTAGATCTCAGGATATGTACGGAAGACCAGCATTAAGAATGGCTCTACAAACCAGAGAACAACATATCAAAAGAGAAAAAGCTACTTCTAATATCTGTACTGCACAAGTATTATTAGCTGTAATGGCAGGTATGTATGCCGTTTATCATGGTCCTAAAGGATTAGAATTTATCGCTGACCAAGTTCACTATAAGGCAAATGCTGTAAAAGCTGCTCTTGCAAAATTAGGATATCAGATTGCAGACCAAGCGATTTTTGATACTGTGAAATTTGCCCTTGCTGAAGAAGAAAAAGCTCAGCTGAAAACTCAACTAGAAGCAGAAGGTATCAACCTTAACTACTTTACTGAAGGTTGGGTAAGTATTGCTCTAAATGAAACTTCTATTCCTGCAAAAGTTCAGAAATTGGTTGATGCTTTAGCAAAATTCAAAAATGTAGAGAGCTTTGCTTTAGAAATTAACGAGGAAGTAAGCATCCCTAGTGAATTGCTTAGAAAAAATGAAATCCTTACAGACGAAATATTCAATTCTTATCATACTGAAACAGAATTGATGCGTTATATCAAAAAACTAGAAAGAAAAGACCTTTCTCTTACTCATTCTATGATTTCTTTAGGTTCTTGTACCATGAAATTGAATGCTGCAGCAGAAATGCTTCCTCTTTCTTGGGGAGAATGGAATGGTATCCACCCATTTGTACCTAAAAACCAAGTAACAGGTTACCAAACTTTAATTTCTGCTTTAGAAAAAGATTTAGCTGAAATTACAGGCTTTGCAGCTACTTCTTTACAACCTAACTCTGGTGCACAAGGAGAATACTCTGGATTAATGGTAATCAGAGAATATCATAAATCTAGAGGGGAAGCTCATAGAAATGTTGTGGTAATCCCTCAATCTGCACACGGTACTAACCCTGCATCTGCAGCAATGGCAGGTATGAAAGTATTAGTGGTGAAAAACTTAGAAAATGGAGAATTGGATTTCGAAGATTTAAAAGCTAAGGTAGAACAACATAAAGATAACTTATCATGTATCATGATTACTTATCCATCTACTTATGGTCTTTTTGATGATAACATCAAAGAAATCACAGAACTTATCCATGCTAATGGTGGTCAAGTATATATGGATGGTGCGAACATGAATGCCCAAGTAGGATTTACAAGTCCTGGTAATATTGGTGCGGATGTATGCCACCTTAACTTACACAAAACTTTTGCTATTCCTCACGGTGGTGGTGGTCCTGGTGTAGGTCCAATCTGTGTTGCAGCACACTTAGCACAGTTTTTACCAACCAATGCCAATGTAGAAACAGGTGGTGAAAATGCTATTAAAGGTATTTCTGCAGCGCCTTACGGCTCTTCATTAATCCTGAATATTTCTTACGCATATATTAAAATGCTAGGAGCTAATGGTCTTAAAAAGGCTACTGCCCATGCAATTATGAATGCTAACTACTTGAAAGATGTTCTTAAAGAGCATTATCCTATCTTGTATAGTAATAAAAATGGTAGAGTAGGACATGAGTGTATTGTAGATTTCAGACAATATAAATCTTTAGGTATTGAAGTTGCAGATATCGCTAAAAGATTGATGGACTATGGTTTCCACGCTCCAACAGTTTCATTCCCAGTAGCGGGTACCTTAATGATTGAGCCAACAGAAAGTGAATCTAAAGCTGAAATTGATAGATTTGCAGAAGCGTTGATTTCTATTAAGGCTGAAATTGATGAGATTGCTAATGGTGAAGCTGATGCTGAAAATAATGTTCTTAAAAATGCACCGCACACTTTAGAAGTTGTTTTAGCTGATGCTTGGGATAAACCTTATAGCAGAGAAAAAGCTGCTTATCCATTAAATTGGGTTAGAGATAATAAATTCTTTGCAACCGTTTCAAGAATTGATGAAGCATACGGAGACAGAAATTTAATCTGTACATGTGCGCCAATTGAAGCATACATGTAA
- a CDS encoding acyl-CoA thioesterase, which produces MNFHTRKWVKPEDLNPNRSLFGGRLLQWIDEEAALYAIIQLENPRCVTKFMSEINFVNSAKEGDIVEIGIVATHFGNTSITLSCLVRNKMTRQTIIHIDKIVMVSLDENGKPTAHGKTKIEYPKDRFPEDANYKEK; this is translated from the coding sequence ATGAATTTTCATACCCGCAAATGGGTAAAACCAGAAGATTTGAATCCTAATAGATCTCTATTTGGAGGTAGATTATTACAGTGGATTGATGAAGAAGCGGCTTTATATGCCATTATTCAATTAGAAAATCCTAGATGTGTTACCAAATTTATGTCGGAAATTAACTTCGTAAACTCTGCTAAAGAAGGTGACATCGTAGAAATAGGAATTGTAGCCACCCATTTTGGAAATACGTCAATCACTTTATCGTGCCTGGTGAGGAATAAAATGACCCGACAAACCATTATTCATATCGACAAGATTGTTATGGTAAGCTTAGATGAAAATGGTAAGCCTACAGCTCATGGAAAAACAAAAATAGAATATCCTAAGGATAGATTTCCTGAAGATGCAAATTATAAAGAAAAATAA
- the lpdA gene encoding dihydrolipoyl dehydrogenase — MNQFDVAVIGSGPGGYVAAIRCAQLGFKTVLIEKYSTLGGTCLNVGCIPSKALLDSSEHFENAKHSFATHGIIIDEPKVDLAQIIKRKDEVVDTTTKGINFLMDKNKVTVMQGLGSFESATQIKVTKEDGTSETIEAKNTIIATGSKPSNLPFITLDKERVITSTEALKLKEIPKHLVVIGGGVIGLELGSVYLRLGSQVTVVEYLDKIIPGMDGTLSKELQKVLKKQGMKFMLSTAVSGVERNGDAVTVTAKDKKGQDVTVEGDYVLVAVGRRPYTEGLGLENAGVELDERGRVKVNEHLQTNVSNIYAIGDVVKGAMLAHKAEEEGVFVAETLAGQKPHVNYNLIPGVVYTWPEVAGVGKTEEQLKAEGVAYKVGSFPMRALGRSRASMDTDGVIKMIADEKTDEILGVHMIGARAADMIAEAVVAMEFRASAEDISRISHAHPTYTEAIKEAALDATGKRAIHM; from the coding sequence ATGAATCAGTTTGATGTAGCTGTAATAGGCTCTGGTCCTGGTGGATATGTAGCGGCTATAAGATGTGCCCAATTGGGTTTTAAAACCGTTCTTATCGAAAAATATTCTACTCTTGGAGGTACTTGCCTTAACGTAGGATGTATTCCTTCTAAAGCACTTCTAGACTCTTCTGAACATTTTGAAAACGCAAAACATTCATTTGCAACACACGGAATTATTATCGACGAACCTAAAGTAGATCTTGCCCAAATCATCAAACGTAAAGATGAAGTGGTAGATACTACTACCAAAGGGATTAACTTCCTCATGGATAAAAATAAGGTTACAGTAATGCAAGGTTTGGGAAGCTTTGAATCTGCAACCCAAATTAAAGTAACCAAAGAAGATGGTACTTCTGAAACTATTGAAGCGAAAAATACCATCATTGCAACAGGTTCAAAACCTTCTAACCTTCCTTTCATCACTCTAGACAAAGAAAGAGTAATTACTTCTACTGAAGCTTTAAAACTTAAAGAAATTCCTAAACATCTTGTTGTAATTGGTGGTGGGGTAATCGGTCTTGAACTAGGTTCTGTATACCTACGTTTAGGTAGCCAAGTTACCGTTGTGGAATATTTAGACAAAATTATTCCAGGTATGGACGGAACTCTTTCTAAAGAGCTTCAGAAAGTACTTAAAAAACAAGGTATGAAATTCATGCTTTCTACAGCTGTTTCTGGAGTAGAAAGAAATGGAGATGCTGTAACCGTTACTGCAAAAGATAAAAAAGGACAAGATGTAACAGTAGAAGGAGACTATGTTCTTGTAGCAGTAGGTCGCCGTCCATATACTGAAGGTCTAGGTCTTGAAAACGCAGGTGTTGAACTTGACGAAAGAGGTAGAGTAAAAGTTAATGAACACTTACAAACCAACGTTTCTAATATCTATGCTATTGGTGACGTAGTTAAAGGAGCTATGCTTGCTCACAAAGCTGAGGAAGAAGGTGTATTTGTTGCTGAAACTCTTGCAGGACAAAAACCTCATGTAAACTACAACTTAATTCCTGGTGTGGTATATACTTGGCCTGAAGTTGCTGGAGTAGGAAAAACTGAAGAGCAATTAAAAGCTGAAGGTGTAGCATACAAAGTAGGATCTTTCCCAATGAGAGCTTTAGGACGTTCTAGAGCAAGTATGGATACCGATGGGGTAATCAAAATGATTGCTGATGAAAAAACTGACGAAATCCTTGGGGTTCATATGATTGGTGCAAGAGCTGCAGATATGATTGCTGAAGCTGTTGTTGCTATGGAATTCCGTGCTTCTGCAGAAGATATTTCTAGAATTTCTCACGCTCACCCGACTTATACTGAAGCAATTAAAGAAGCTGCTTTAGATGCAACAGGGAAAAGAGCAATCCATATGTAA
- a CDS encoding M14 family zinc carboxypeptidase, producing the protein MNSKFKYFTDVNFPNRYISPEKLFSYLQDNYGQNIELVGKSVLGLPIYKFSKGSRNVKVLAWSQMHGNESTATLAMLDLLYGFQQEPELGEALFEKISLDFIFMLNPDGSKVWTRRNACDVDMNRDFLKEASPEIRILKEIANSKKYDYALNLHDQRTIFTTDGKHPATLSFLAPSFDVERSLNENRKKSMAIISYIYTSLENKMPNRIGRYSDEFYPMSTGDNFMLSGLPTILFEGGHSENDYLRKDTRKYYTHALYYALAGMSLIPNQTYNYESYFDIPQNKESHYDIIYRNVKLNTDFHCVLDIAVQYKEVIKEGEKEISFIPIIAEVGDLSRKKAWKDIDASALKIISETKFPKIDQEVNFSFEEIL; encoded by the coding sequence ATGAATTCTAAATTCAAATATTTTACAGATGTAAATTTCCCTAATCGCTATATTTCCCCTGAAAAATTATTTTCTTACCTTCAGGACAACTATGGCCAAAATATCGAGTTAGTAGGAAAATCTGTTTTAGGGCTTCCGATTTATAAATTTTCCAAAGGAAGCCGAAATGTTAAAGTCTTAGCTTGGTCTCAGATGCATGGAAACGAATCTACAGCCACTTTAGCGATGTTAGATTTGTTATACGGATTTCAACAAGAGCCAGAATTAGGCGAAGCTTTATTCGAAAAAATAAGTCTAGATTTTATTTTCATGCTGAATCCCGATGGATCCAAAGTTTGGACGAGGAGAAATGCATGCGATGTAGACATGAATAGAGATTTCTTAAAAGAGGCAAGTCCTGAAATTAGAATTCTAAAAGAAATCGCGAACTCTAAAAAATATGATTACGCCCTTAACTTGCACGACCAACGCACCATTTTCACCACCGATGGGAAACACCCAGCTACCTTATCTTTCCTAGCGCCTTCTTTTGATGTAGAAAGAAGCTTAAATGAGAACAGAAAGAAAAGTATGGCGATTATCAGCTATATTTATACAAGTCTAGAGAATAAAATGCCGAATAGAATTGGAAGATATAGCGATGAGTTTTATCCTATGAGTACCGGAGATAATTTCATGTTATCGGGCTTGCCTACTATTTTATTTGAAGGAGGTCATTCTGAAAACGACTATCTAAGAAAGGATACCAGAAAATACTACACCCATGCTTTATATTATGCACTGGCAGGGATGTCTTTAATTCCTAACCAAACTTATAACTACGAATCTTATTTTGATATTCCTCAAAATAAAGAATCCCATTATGATATTATCTATAGAAATGTAAAACTTAACACCGATTTCCATTGTGTATTAGATATTGCAGTACAGTATAAAGAGGTTATTAAGGAAGGAGAGAAGGAAATTTCTTTTATTCCTATAATAGCAGAAGTTGGAGATTTATCCAGAAAAAAAGCATGGAAAGATATCGATGCAAGCGCATTAAAAATCATTTCAGAAACCAAATTTCCTAAAATCGATCAAGAGGTTAACTTTAGTTTTGAAGAAATCTTATAA
- a CDS encoding TerC/Alx family metal homeostasis membrane protein, translating into MTNEFLFLLGFLLIVGFILVVDLGLITPKKKVETEVKDDPTLSLKHAGLMSFFVICVALGFYVFLMEFGHNLHNIHSIEHLQEIITKRHHPVKIIPGDLETSLELYNHNLALEYITGYIVEYALSVDNIFVILMLFTSFKVDPKNYHKVLLWGILGAIALRFVFIFVGASLISKFGWIMYVFGAFLLFTGIKMFVTRNQEEHIDPEHHPVVKFANKYFKVHNKFVDNKFFVVIDGVKKMTPLFLVLLIIEFTDLIFAVDSIPAIFSITKDPYVVFFSNIFAIIGLRSMFFLLAGIVDKFKYLKVGLAALLSFIGLKMLFHHQLDDWGFKTTDSLFIILGILTISIVASLLSTTMEKQKRIKKIKEYRKNR; encoded by the coding sequence ATGACAAATGAGTTTTTATTTTTGCTAGGCTTCCTCTTAATTGTAGGATTTATCCTAGTAGTTGATTTAGGGCTTATTACCCCTAAAAAAAAGGTTGAAACAGAAGTTAAAGACGACCCTACCCTTTCTTTAAAGCACGCCGGGTTAATGAGCTTCTTTGTAATTTGTGTTGCCCTAGGCTTTTATGTTTTCCTAATGGAATTTGGGCATAACTTACACAACATCCATAGTATAGAACACCTGCAAGAGATTATTACCAAGCGACACCACCCTGTAAAAATTATCCCTGGAGATTTGGAAACCAGCTTGGAGCTTTATAACCATAACCTTGCTCTAGAATATATCACAGGCTATATTGTAGAATACGCCCTATCTGTAGATAACATCTTTGTAATTCTTATGTTGTTTACTTCTTTTAAAGTAGATCCTAAAAACTACCACAAAGTTTTGCTATGGGGTATTTTGGGAGCAATCGCCCTACGCTTTGTCTTTATCTTTGTTGGAGCGTCTCTAATTAGTAAGTTTGGTTGGATTATGTATGTTTTTGGAGCTTTTCTTCTTTTTACGGGAATCAAAATGTTTGTTACCCGAAATCAAGAGGAGCATATAGATCCTGAGCACCATCCTGTTGTAAAATTTGCTAACAAATACTTTAAAGTCCACAATAAGTTTGTAGATAACAAATTCTTCGTGGTTATTGATGGAGTTAAAAAGATGACTCCCCTTTTCTTAGTCCTTCTCATTATCGAGTTTACAGATCTTATTTTTGCAGTAGATTCCATTCCTGCTATCTTCTCGATTACAAAAGATCCATATGTTGTTTTCTTCTCTAATATTTTTGCGATAATAGGGCTAAGATCAATGTTCTTCCTATTGGCAGGCATTGTAGATAAGTTTAAATACCTTAAAGTAGGATTAGCAGCATTGCTGAGCTTTATAGGGTTAAAGATGCTTTTCCATCACCAATTAGATGACTGGGGTTTTAAAACTACTGATTCCCTATTCATCATCTTAGGAATACTCACCATTAGTATTGTAGCTTCTCTACTTTCTACTACCATGGAGAAACAAAAAAGAATCAAAAAAATTAAAGAATACAGAAAGAATAGATAG
- a CDS encoding helix-turn-helix domain-containing protein: MEISERIKYIIESYGFSPSEFADTIDVPRSSISHITSGRNKPSLDFIMKIKNQFPEIKWEWLIDGKGEMKEISEISHEVSNTLSGHFEFLANEADPAPKEPILDNRSESPIPHSTQERNAISDSQRLGFQEIFNTSSPDKKIKRIVFFYEDGTFEVFN, encoded by the coding sequence ATGGAAATTTCAGAAAGAATAAAATACATTATAGAGAGTTATGGCTTTTCCCCTTCGGAATTTGCCGATACAATAGATGTCCCTAGATCTAGTATTTCTCATATTACTTCGGGAAGGAATAAACCTTCTTTGGATTTTATTATGAAGATTAAAAATCAATTTCCTGAAATAAAATGGGAATGGCTGATTGATGGTAAAGGTGAGATGAAAGAAATCTCAGAAATATCTCATGAAGTTTCCAATACTCTTTCTGGGCATTTTGAATTTTTAGCAAACGAGGCAGACCCCGCCCCAAAAGAGCCAATTTTGGATAATCGCTCAGAATCCCCTATTCCCCACTCTACTCAAGAAAGAAATGCTATATCTGATTCTCAGCGATTAGGGTTTCAGGAGATTTTTAACACTTCTTCACCCGACAAAAAAATAAAAAGAATTGTATTTTTTTATGAGGACGGAACTTTTGAAGTTTTCAACTAG
- a CDS encoding serine hydrolase, whose amino-acid sequence MNIKLSAISLCIAALSYAQVPEAQLDELVQNTMKTFQVPGISVGVVKDGQLIYAKGFGKRSLKTNQSMDENTLVGIASNSKGFTATALAILADEGKIHWDDKVSQYIPDFQMYDPYVSREVTIKDLITHRAGLGLGQGDLMFFPEGGTLQISDILHNVRYLKPKNSFRNKLDYNNIMFIVAGEVIHRVSGLSWADFIEQRIMKPVGMTSSHGSYNRALKVENKIDAHAPVDGKVVAIPHDWNETANAAGGIMSNIVDMTTWAQFLLNNFTTKDGKKLVSDKNAHQLWSLQMPSAITMNNPYQTKFYGYGLGWFVSDVKGHQQVQHTGGLIGTVTQFTLIPDLDLGIVVLTNQQSGAAFNTITNTIKDSYLGIENRNWLKTLGDKNTRQMADFEKEKKEVYAKVSQAIQAKNTYLKPEQYIGKYKDSWFGEVEIKQEQGKITIKCLSSPRLNGEVLPYLGNTFVVKWNDRSYDADAFINFETNGKGQAIKASMKPISGITDFSFDFEDLELIKQ is encoded by the coding sequence ATGAATATTAAATTATCTGCAATAAGCCTTTGTATCGCTGCACTGTCTTATGCTCAAGTTCCAGAAGCTCAGTTAGATGAGCTGGTTCAGAATACCATGAAGACTTTCCAAGTACCAGGAATTTCCGTAGGTGTAGTGAAAGATGGTCAATTGATTTATGCCAAAGGATTCGGGAAGCGCTCTTTAAAAACCAATCAAAGTATGGATGAAAATACTTTGGTAGGGATTGCTTCTAATTCTAAAGGGTTTACAGCTACAGCATTAGCCATCCTAGCAGATGAAGGGAAAATCCATTGGGATGATAAAGTAAGTCAATATATCCCTGATTTTCAGATGTATGACCCTTATGTATCCCGAGAGGTAACGATTAAAGATTTAATTACCCACAGAGCAGGATTAGGTTTAGGCCAAGGAGATTTAATGTTTTTTCCAGAAGGAGGAACCTTACAAATCAGTGATATTCTGCATAATGTTCGTTATTTGAAGCCTAAAAACTCTTTCAGAAATAAACTAGATTACAATAACATCATGTTTATTGTAGCGGGAGAAGTCATCCATAGAGTTTCAGGGCTTAGCTGGGCAGATTTCATCGAGCAAAGAATAATGAAGCCTGTTGGGATGACTTCCAGCCATGGCTCATATAACAGAGCATTGAAGGTAGAAAATAAGATTGATGCTCATGCTCCTGTAGATGGGAAAGTTGTGGCCATCCCTCATGACTGGAATGAGACAGCCAATGCCGCTGGAGGTATCATGAGTAATATTGTGGATATGACTACTTGGGCTCAGTTTTTATTGAATAATTTTACAACCAAAGACGGAAAAAAGCTGGTATCTGATAAAAACGCTCATCAGTTATGGAGCCTGCAGATGCCTTCTGCCATTACTATGAATAACCCTTATCAAACAAAGTTTTACGGCTATGGATTGGGATGGTTTGTAAGTGATGTAAAAGGACATCAACAAGTACAACATACAGGAGGCTTAATAGGGACGGTTACTCAGTTTACCTTAATTCCAGATTTAGATTTAGGAATTGTTGTTCTCACCAATCAACAATCAGGAGCTGCTTTTAATACGATTACCAATACCATTAAAGATTCTTACTTAGGAATAGAAAATAGAAATTGGCTAAAGACTTTAGGAGATAAAAATACCCGCCAAATGGCTGATTTTGAAAAGGAGAAAAAAGAAGTATATGCCAAGGTAAGCCAAGCCATACAAGCAAAAAATACTTATTTAAAACCTGAGCAATATATAGGAAAATATAAAGATTCTTGGTTTGGGGAGGTAGAAATTAAGCAGGAGCAAGGCAAAATTACAATTAAATGCTTGAGTTCCCCGAGGTTAAATGGGGAAGTCCTTCCTTATCTAGGAAATACCTTTGTGGTAAAATGGAATGATAGGAGTTATGATGCTGATGCCTTTATCAATTTTGAAACCAATGGAAAAGGACAGGCGATAAAGGCTTCTATGAAACCTATTTCTGGGATAACAGACTTTAGTTTTGATTTTGAAGACTTAGAACTTATCAAACAATAA